Proteins encoded together in one Prevotella scopos JCM 17725 window:
- a CDS encoding LemA family protein, whose product MANSLDEVTGPVNDAGRDVHVIDKQLPVEVGFGSTLFQIALWVVGPVLVLLFVLLLDSTMTNPLLVGVVGCLVGILPGVIFIFMKISARNYFQKLEQRIQAEASNIDNYLEQRVQILQNVVGLVERAIDLDKDVMKAVAALRSGSVNEGNRSDVNAQVNTAFGRLFPQVEAYPELKAHNAIADAMQQNNYLQREITAARTVYNSRVTQWNTDIFSWPTKMIVAAQQGYTTRIPFTATAETREAARGKFF is encoded by the coding sequence ATGGCAAATTCATTAGACGAAGTGACAGGACCTGTGAATGATGCAGGTCGTGACGTACATGTAATAGACAAGCAATTGCCAGTTGAAGTAGGTTTTGGTTCAACCCTTTTCCAGATTGCTTTGTGGGTAGTTGGTCCGGTGTTGGTATTGTTGTTTGTGCTGTTATTGGATAGTACGATGACAAATCCATTGCTTGTAGGTGTTGTAGGCTGTTTGGTGGGAATCCTTCCTGGTGTTATCTTTATCTTTATGAAGATATCAGCACGTAACTATTTTCAGAAGTTAGAACAGCGTATTCAGGCTGAGGCATCTAATATAGACAACTATTTGGAACAGCGAGTGCAGATACTGCAGAACGTAGTTGGGTTGGTAGAGCGTGCTATCGACCTTGACAAAGACGTGATGAAAGCCGTTGCAGCCCTTCGTAGTGGTAGTGTGAACGAGGGAAATAGAAGTGATGTGAATGCACAAGTAAATACAGCCTTCGGTCGACTCTTTCCACAGGTTGAGGCTTATCCAGAGTTGAAAGCACACAATGCCATTGCTGATGCGATGCAGCAGAATAACTACTTGCAGCGTGAGATTACGGCAGCTCGTACTGTTTATAACAGTCGTGTAACACAATGGAATACTGATATCTTCTCTTGGCCAACAAAGATGATTGTTGCTGCTCAGCAGGGTTATACAACTCGCATACCATTTACTGCAACAGCAGAAACACGAGAGGCAGCGAGAGGTAAGTTCTTCTAA
- a CDS encoding Gfo/Idh/MocA family protein yields the protein MGYLDNIIGRYKYIRSMRELSHTYTQQYALVGFGNHCANNLLPVIQYLQLPLKYICCTSEKKAELISQKYKGVKGTTSLQDILLDDTVSGVFVAANPHSHFQIATETIKAGKSLFIEKPPCENERELKSLTDTIKLYGSQHIVVGLQRRFAPATQVLKKRLKGDGKRHYHYRYLTGLFPEGDTLLDLFIHPLDYVTFLFGEAKIKSLDVIRSRDGAQTLFLVLEHQDITGMLELSTDYSWQEAQEQLNISTDKGLYVLENMERLDFMPRRSALLGIPLEKVFPNNGATICLYGRNNFVPTIGNNQIVSQGFFSEIKTFADMIENKHEANYALGLESVNHVYSLMAEIKKYMNIIDDHIL from the coding sequence ATGGGATATTTAGATAACATCATAGGCAGATACAAGTATATACGCAGTATGAGAGAGTTGAGTCATACTTACACGCAACAGTATGCTCTTGTTGGGTTTGGCAATCATTGTGCAAACAACCTTCTGCCCGTCATACAGTATCTTCAGTTACCACTGAAATATATCTGCTGTACCTCAGAGAAGAAAGCCGAACTGATTTCTCAAAAGTATAAAGGAGTCAAAGGAACAACTTCTTTACAGGATATACTGCTTGATGATACCGTTTCTGGTGTTTTTGTGGCAGCTAATCCCCATTCACACTTTCAGATTGCAACCGAAACTATAAAAGCAGGAAAGTCCTTATTTATAGAGAAACCACCCTGTGAGAATGAAAGAGAATTAAAGTCTTTGACCGATACTATCAAGCTATATGGCTCACAACATATCGTTGTCGGACTGCAAAGGCGTTTTGCCCCTGCCACTCAAGTATTGAAAAAACGATTGAAAGGTGATGGCAAACGGCATTATCATTATCGCTATCTGACAGGATTATTCCCTGAAGGAGATACTTTACTTGACCTATTCATCCATCCTCTTGACTATGTAACATTCCTTTTTGGAGAGGCAAAGATAAAGAGCTTGGATGTTATTCGCAGTAGAGATGGTGCTCAAACTTTATTTCTTGTATTGGAGCACCAAGATATAACAGGAATGTTGGAACTATCAACAGATTATTCTTGGCAAGAAGCACAGGAACAGCTAAATATCAGTACAGATAAAGGACTTTATGTGTTGGAAAACATGGAGCGACTTGATTTCATGCCGAGACGCTCAGCATTGTTAGGGATTCCGTTGGAGAAAGTCTTTCCAAACAATGGAGCAACAATTTGTCTCTACGGAAGAAACAACTTTGTCCCAACTATTGGGAATAACCAAATCGTTTCACAAGGGTTCTTTTCTGAAATCAAGACTTTTGCCGACATGATTGAAAACAAACATGAGGCTAATTATGCTTTGGGTTTGGAAAGTGTTAATCATGTTTATTCCTTAATGGCAGAAATAAAGAAGTATATGAACATAATTGACGACCACATATTATAA
- a CDS encoding radical SAM/SPASM domain-containing protein, with translation MYSIYDYIHNGMVFVNNVVRRQHKELTSLMIYSTTNCQSRCKHCSIWKKPTENLRLDHIIKIMNSKCITKRTTVGLEGGEFILHPEADKILGWFDTHHPNYTLLSNCLAVNKVISAVKNHHPKHLYISLDGTRETYLYMRGRDGYDKVIEVIEACRDIVPISLMFCLSPWNSFEDMKHVIDCAKQYNIDVRIGIYSTMSFFDTTKDLIESNDADFISQIPSSIHQTYENFDFVAMYDEWKNNRLKLRCHSIFSELVIHSNGDVPLCQNLDVILGNIHENTLDEIFNSRNTCKIQCQYSKECNQCWINYHRKYDIILLRNIEKIIPKRLIELFYGKYQWTSNRQTTYNKHFKRIKAKLKWDI, from the coding sequence ATGTACAGTATTTATGACTACATCCACAATGGAATGGTATTTGTCAACAATGTAGTACGCAGACAGCATAAGGAACTTACCTCCTTGATGATATATTCCACTACCAACTGCCAGTCACGTTGCAAGCACTGTTCCATTTGGAAGAAACCTACGGAAAATTTAAGATTAGACCACATCATCAAGATAATGAACAGCAAATGTATAACGAAACGCACGACGGTCGGCTTGGAGGGAGGTGAGTTTATCCTTCATCCCGAAGCAGACAAGATATTGGGATGGTTTGACACTCATCATCCTAACTATACGCTGCTGTCTAATTGTCTTGCGGTAAACAAGGTAATATCTGCTGTAAAAAATCATCACCCCAAGCATCTGTATATTTCACTTGACGGCACCAGAGAAACCTATCTCTATATGCGTGGCAGGGATGGATATGATAAGGTTATCGAAGTTATAGAGGCGTGTAGGGATATTGTTCCTATTTCCTTGATGTTTTGTCTTTCTCCGTGGAACTCGTTTGAGGATATGAAGCATGTCATAGATTGTGCTAAACAATATAACATTGATGTACGTATTGGCATTTATAGCACAATGTCATTCTTCGACACAACCAAAGATTTAATAGAATCCAATGATGCGGATTTCATCAGCCAGATACCCTCTTCCATACATCAAACATATGAGAACTTTGACTTTGTAGCTATGTATGACGAGTGGAAGAATAATAGACTGAAGTTACGGTGTCATAGCATATTCAGTGAATTGGTCATACATTCTAATGGGGATGTCCCCTTATGCCAGAATTTAGATGTAATCTTGGGTAATATTCACGAGAATACGCTCGATGAGATATTCAATTCAAGGAATACGTGCAAAATTCAATGTCAGTACTCCAAAGAATGCAATCAATGTTGGATCAACTATCACCGAAAATATGACATTATCCTGTTAAGAAATATAGAAAAGATAATCCCCAAACGGTTGATAGAGTTGTTTTATGGGAAGTATCAATGGACCAGCAACAGGCAAACTACCTATAATAAACATTTCAAACGAATAAAAGCAAAGCTAAAATGGGATATTTAG
- a CDS encoding sigma-70 family RNA polymerase sigma factor: protein MNIDVNIDACKQGEREALGNLYKAYSDRLKRICLHYVEDESTAEDILHDAFIIIFTSINSLKDNSKLEGWMITIVRNLSLRFLQSTEKSNILLSSLGKDLLSEEDDKEKNIELELLLSAIELLPEGNREIFKLSVLDGLSHKEIGNLLGINPHSSSSQLARAKKMLRVILIKYWMLFLLPILIPVYIYFVMRDKFVDTSHNRSTALDTHHNFPKRVQQNRAASQKNGQPRYSIPSSATENDRRVLAEKTLSTEDISSQIITDSVESEQQPVFFHVDSLPKYLATGEISIDDSVLRIPQISEDKMLASNGNMNLDVNHKKKYPWTFNFGYSSNAGANGTMSNLNYLSVVDYANGGAAAKLYTWDDYVNYLVRNNALMDSVERAKMSWIALNNATEGNASLGEKAHHYRPKTFGLSLNKQLSQHWTFGTGLTYTRLKSDFESEFNGATLLKSQKIDYIGIPLRLTYRIWSKGRFNAYTTGGVTFEMPVHSSLDKKYIITSDSSYTLKGDIKPRYQWSVNLGAGVQYKLFKPFSLYIEPNMFYYFRNGSSLETYRTEHPFIITVPFGLRLTW from the coding sequence ATGAATATAGATGTTAATATAGACGCATGTAAACAGGGAGAACGTGAGGCTCTCGGAAATTTATATAAGGCATATTCCGACAGATTAAAGAGAATATGCCTGCACTACGTGGAAGATGAAAGTACGGCAGAAGATATTTTGCACGATGCTTTTATCATCATTTTTACCTCTATTAATTCGCTGAAGGACAACTCAAAATTGGAAGGATGGATGATAACGATTGTGAGAAACCTTTCGTTGAGATTCCTACAAAGTACAGAAAAAAGTAATATTCTTTTATCCAGTCTGGGGAAAGATTTGTTGAGCGAAGAAGACGATAAAGAAAAGAATATAGAACTGGAGTTGTTGCTGTCAGCGATAGAACTGTTACCAGAGGGGAACCGAGAAATATTCAAACTCTCAGTGTTGGACGGTCTTTCACATAAGGAAATAGGGAATCTGCTTGGTATCAATCCACATAGTTCTTCTTCGCAGTTGGCTCGGGCAAAGAAAATGCTGCGTGTCATATTGATTAAGTATTGGATGCTGTTCTTGCTTCCCATCCTGATACCTGTCTATATCTATTTCGTAATGAGGGACAAGTTCGTTGACACATCTCATAATAGATCAACGGCTTTAGATACTCATCATAACTTTCCAAAACGAGTTCAACAAAATAGAGCTGCTTCTCAAAAGAATGGGCAGCCAAGGTATTCTATACCTTCAAGTGCTACTGAAAATGATAGGCGTGTTTTGGCAGAAAAGACTCTTTCTACTGAAGATATTTCTTCACAGATCATAACAGACAGTGTTGAATCAGAGCAGCAGCCAGTATTCTTCCATGTAGATTCCTTGCCAAAGTATTTGGCTACTGGTGAAATCAGTATAGACGACTCCGTGCTCCGTATTCCACAAATTTCAGAAGATAAAATGTTGGCATCGAATGGAAACATGAACCTCGATGTAAACCATAAGAAGAAATACCCGTGGACATTCAACTTCGGCTATTCCTCCAATGCTGGAGCCAATGGAACTATGTCTAATTTGAACTATCTCTCGGTGGTAGATTATGCTAACGGCGGTGCGGCTGCCAAACTATATACCTGGGATGATTATGTAAATTATTTAGTCAGGAACAATGCGCTGATGGATTCTGTAGAGAGGGCAAAAATGTCATGGATTGCACTGAATAATGCAACAGAGGGCAATGCGTCTTTAGGTGAGAAGGCGCATCACTACCGCCCAAAAACATTTGGTTTATCGCTTAATAAGCAATTAAGTCAGCATTGGACTTTTGGCACAGGATTGACCTATACAAGGTTGAAGTCTGATTTTGAGAGCGAGTTTAATGGTGCGACTTTGTTGAAGAGTCAGAAAATTGATTATATAGGCATACCATTGCGATTGACCTATCGTATATGGAGCAAGGGACGATTCAATGCCTATACGACCGGTGGAGTGACATTCGAGATGCCAGTTCACAGTTCACTTGATAAGAAGTATATCATAACGTCTGACTCGTCCTACACTCTGAAGGGTGACATCAAGCCACGTTATCAGTGGTCTGTAAACTTAGGTGCCGGTGTGCAGTACAAGCTATTCAAACCTTTCAGCCTGTATATAGAACCAAATATGTTCTATTATTTTAGAAATGGTAGTAGTCTCGAAACTTACCGTACAGAGCATCCGTTTATTATTACCGTACCATTCGGATTACGGCTTACTTGGTAA
- a CDS encoding IS3 family transposase gives MGLLSGLFGKTREGYYSVSKEKREHRKLTEKIVVRAVMDVRADAPRIGAQKLLHMLMDIYPGLMLGRDRFYQLMHKHHLMLKPSRCRHTTNSNHNYFKYKNTAKGMVLTRPAQLWVADITYIDTEDGVVYLHLITDAFTHEIIGWKLSDSLQAVNTLAALDMAIEHSQGMNLSLMTHHSDRGVQYCSNAYVARLESIRSGISMTEDYNPTDNAIAERVNGIIKQEWLYHMKRPKNLDDARCTIAGIIDFYNNKRPHMSNGMLTPRQMREKHCNVA, from the coding sequence ATTGGGCTGCTGAGTGGACTGTTTGGCAAGACTCGTGAAGGCTATTACTCTGTGAGTAAAGAGAAGAGGGAGCATCGTAAACTTACTGAGAAAATTGTCGTACGTGCAGTAATGGATGTTCGTGCAGATGCTCCTCGAATAGGTGCACAGAAACTTTTGCACATGCTTATGGATATCTATCCTGGCTTAATGCTTGGGCGCGACAGGTTCTACCAGCTAATGCACAAGCATCACCTTATGCTGAAGCCATCCAGATGTCGCCACACCACGAACTCCAATCACAACTATTTCAAGTATAAGAACACGGCAAAAGGAATGGTTCTTACACGTCCTGCACAACTCTGGGTAGCAGACATCACATATATAGATACTGAGGATGGTGTGGTCTATCTTCACCTCATAACCGATGCATTCACTCATGAGATAATCGGATGGAAGCTTTCTGACAGTCTGCAGGCTGTCAATACGCTTGCTGCCCTAGACATGGCAATAGAACATTCACAGGGTATGAATCTCTCGCTGATGACGCACCACTCTGATCGTGGGGTTCAATACTGCAGCAACGCCTACGTGGCAAGGCTGGAGAGTATACGCTCGGGCATAAGCATGACTGAAGACTACAACCCTACAGATAATGCAATCGCCGAAAGAGTGAACGGAATAATAAAGCAAGAGTGGCTCTACCACATGAAACGACCGAAGAACCTCGATGATGCACGATGCACTATTGCTGGTATCATAGACTTCTACAACAATAAGAGACCCCATATGAGCAACGGCATGCTTACGCCAAGACAAATGAGAGAAAAGCACTGCAATGTAGCATAA
- a CDS encoding transposase, giving the protein MGSKHSKHRTFSEDFILTLLREYYSSEVSINFICRKYGINSASFYQWQKSMI; this is encoded by the coding sequence ATGGGGAGTAAACATTCTAAACACAGAACATTCAGTGAGGACTTTATTCTCACTTTACTTCGTGAGTATTACTCATCAGAAGTGTCAATTAATTTCATCTGTCGTAAGTACGGCATTAATAGTGCCAGCTTTTATCAATGGCAAAAAAGTATGATTTAG
- a CDS encoding LytTR family DNA-binding domain-containing protein produces MSRLTSFLHSRCTIQTNATSWRTSVALGVGIFLFLYLLQPFGISQYRGNTFLMCLGFCVMTIFVQWLCAFLFFKRPLRKNVPITNGYVILYSVAIELAMAISMTLYAAFFFQMPLTWRLFSIFFYWTFLVWVIVTAIFTLVNYNRMLNSRLEEMIKKTSDEQEGILITLHDQNLRGTDLTLPINNLLYIEARKNNVCVCYLKEGKVVKAELRSTLIALKDDLPYDNIFQCHRSFLVNINNITSAKGNSNGYQLRLLGCEDIIPVSRTFVPGLRHFVG; encoded by the coding sequence ATGAGTAGACTAACCTCATTTCTACATAGCAGGTGTACGATACAGACAAATGCCACTTCCTGGCGCACGAGTGTTGCGTTAGGAGTTGGCATTTTCTTGTTTCTTTACCTCCTACAGCCATTTGGGATTAGCCAGTATCGGGGTAATACTTTCCTGATGTGTCTTGGTTTTTGTGTCATGACCATCTTCGTTCAATGGCTTTGTGCTTTCCTTTTCTTCAAAAGACCATTACGAAAAAATGTCCCAATCACCAATGGTTATGTAATTCTTTATAGTGTTGCTATTGAGTTGGCGATGGCAATCTCTATGACGCTCTATGCTGCCTTCTTCTTCCAGATGCCATTAACATGGCGGCTATTCAGTATATTCTTTTATTGGACCTTCCTTGTTTGGGTAATCGTCACGGCTATTTTTACGTTGGTAAACTATAATCGTATGTTGAATAGTAGATTGGAAGAAATGATAAAGAAGACCTCTGATGAACAGGAAGGTATTCTTATCACGCTGCACGACCAGAACCTGCGGGGAACCGACCTCACCTTACCTATCAACAATCTACTCTATATTGAAGCCCGAAAAAACAATGTCTGCGTATGTTATCTAAAAGAAGGTAAAGTGGTAAAGGCTGAACTCCGTTCGACGTTGATAGCCTTAAAAGATGACCTTCCTTACGATAATATCTTTCAGTGTCATCGTTCCTTCCTTGTGAATATCAATAATATTACTTCTGCAAAAGGCAATTCCAACGGCTATCAGCTGCGCCTTTTAGGTTGTGAAGACATCATCCCAGTCTCTCGCACCTTTGTTCCCGGCCTTCGCCACTTCGTTGGTTAA
- a CDS encoding 2-oxoacid:ferredoxin oxidoreductase subunit beta gives MNQYTAQDFKKGQPRWCPGCGDHFFLANLQKAMAELGVPPYETAVISGIGCSSRLPYYANTYAMQTIHGRAAAISTGAKVTNPNLTIWQVSGDGDALAIGGNHFIHAMRRNIDLNMILLNNRIYGLTKGQYSPTSPRGFVSKSSPFGTTEDPFRPAELCFGARGNFFARSVASDNNETIAILKAAYQHKGAAVCEILQNCVIFNDGCHNSVYTSQGRKENAIYVKHGEPLIFGPNQEFGLVQEGFGLKVVKIGENGITRDDILVHDAHCQDNTLQLKLAMMSNEDGFPVALGVIRDVEAPTYDAAVNQQIEEVKAQKHYHTFMEMLETNDIWEVKE, from the coding sequence ATGAATCAATATACAGCACAAGACTTCAAGAAAGGACAGCCACGCTGGTGTCCTGGCTGTGGTGACCATTTCTTCCTAGCCAATTTGCAGAAAGCAATGGCAGAGTTAGGTGTCCCACCTTATGAAACAGCCGTTATCAGTGGTATCGGATGCTCAAGCCGATTACCTTATTATGCTAATACATACGCTATGCAGACCATTCATGGTCGTGCAGCAGCAATCTCTACAGGTGCAAAGGTGACGAATCCGAACCTTACGATCTGGCAGGTATCAGGTGATGGTGACGCTCTCGCCATCGGTGGTAACCACTTCATCCATGCGATGCGTCGTAACATAGATCTGAATATGATTCTTTTGAACAATCGTATCTATGGTTTAACAAAGGGACAGTATTCACCAACTAGTCCTCGCGGGTTCGTCTCTAAGTCGAGTCCCTTTGGTACAACGGAAGATCCGTTCCGCCCTGCTGAACTCTGTTTCGGTGCTCGCGGCAACTTCTTCGCACGTAGCGTCGCTAGCGACAACAATGAGACAATAGCCATTCTCAAGGCTGCTTATCAGCATAAGGGTGCTGCTGTATGCGAAATCTTGCAGAACTGCGTTATCTTCAATGATGGTTGTCACAACTCAGTTTATACCTCGCAAGGTCGTAAAGAGAATGCTATTTACGTCAAGCATGGCGAACCATTGATCTTCGGTCCCAACCAAGAGTTTGGACTTGTACAAGAAGGCTTCGGATTGAAGGTGGTTAAAATCGGAGAGAACGGTATTACTCGCGATGATATCCTCGTACATGATGCTCATTGTCAGGACAATACTTTACAGCTGAAACTCGCCATGATGAGCAACGAAGACGGCTTCCCTGTAGCCCTCGGAGTTATTCGTGATGTTGAGGCACCTACCTATGACGCTGCTGTCAACCAGCAGATAGAGGAGGTGAAGGCGCAGAAGCATTACCACACCTTCATGGAGATGCTCGAGACTAACGATATTTGGGAGGTTAAGGAATAA
- a CDS encoding 2-oxoacid:acceptor oxidoreductase subunit alpha, with product MEEQIEVKELDSVVVHFSGDSGDGMQLAGNIFTTVSASVGNGVSTFPDYPADIRAPQGSLTGVSGFQVHIGAAKVYTPGDLCDVLVAMNAAALKMQYKHCKPNSTIIIDTDSFGQRDLQKAEFRSDDYLGEMGIDPDRVVACPITKMVKDCLADTGMDNKSMLKCRNMFALGLVCWLFNRDLELVNNYLETKFKKKPAIAEANIKVVRAGYDYGHNVHASVPNTYRIESKVKEPGRYMDITGNKATAYGLMAAAERAGLRLFLGSYPITPATDILHELAKHKSMGVTTVQCEDEIAGCASAIGAAFAGALAATSTSGPGICLKSEAMNLALIDELPLVIIDVQRGGPSTGMPTKSEQTDLLQVLYGRNGESPMPVIAATSPTDCFDAAYNACKIALEHMTPVVLLTDAFIANGSSAWKLPNIEELPEIHPHFVTEDQKYKYTPYKRDPETLARYWAIPGTEGYSHILGGLEKDGETGAISTDPENHDKMDHIRWEKVARISVPDLKVLGDEKDADLLIVGFGSTYGHLYSTMEELRRKGHKVALAQFKYINPLPKNTAEVLSRYKKVVVAEQNLGQLAALLRIRINHFAPYQYNQVKGQPFVVTELVTTFEKLLKAPLPKEETGTFYTKILE from the coding sequence ATGGAAGAACAAATCGAAGTGAAAGAACTCGACAGTGTTGTAGTACACTTTTCTGGTGACTCAGGTGATGGAATGCAGCTTGCTGGTAACATTTTCACCACTGTTTCGGCTTCTGTCGGCAATGGTGTGTCTACGTTCCCAGACTATCCAGCAGACATCCGTGCCCCGCAAGGCTCCTTGACTGGTGTTAGTGGTTTCCAGGTTCATATCGGTGCAGCTAAGGTTTACACCCCTGGTGACCTCTGTGACGTTCTCGTGGCAATGAATGCTGCAGCATTAAAGATGCAGTACAAACATTGCAAGCCTAACAGTACAATCATTATTGACACCGATTCTTTCGGGCAGCGTGACCTTCAGAAGGCTGAATTCCGCAGTGATGACTATTTAGGTGAGATGGGTATTGACCCTGATCGCGTAGTAGCTTGTCCGATAACAAAGATGGTGAAAGATTGTCTGGCTGATACTGGTATGGACAATAAATCCATGCTGAAGTGCCGTAATATGTTTGCCTTAGGTCTTGTTTGCTGGCTCTTTAATCGTGATTTGGAATTGGTGAATAACTATCTTGAAACAAAGTTCAAGAAGAAACCTGCCATTGCTGAAGCAAATATTAAGGTGGTACGTGCAGGCTATGATTATGGTCATAATGTACATGCTTCTGTTCCAAATACCTATCGTATTGAGTCAAAAGTGAAGGAACCTGGACGTTACATGGATATTACAGGTAATAAGGCTACAGCTTACGGATTGATGGCGGCTGCTGAACGTGCTGGATTACGTCTTTTCTTGGGTTCTTATCCAATCACTCCTGCAACGGATATCTTACACGAGTTGGCTAAGCATAAGTCAATGGGTGTGACAACAGTACAGTGTGAAGACGAAATTGCGGGTTGTGCATCGGCTATTGGTGCCGCCTTTGCAGGTGCCTTGGCGGCTACTTCAACCTCTGGTCCGGGTATCTGTCTGAAGAGTGAGGCAATGAACCTTGCACTTATCGACGAGCTTCCATTGGTTATTATTGACGTACAGCGTGGTGGTCCATCAACGGGTATGCCTACTAAGAGCGAGCAGACTGACCTTTTGCAAGTGCTTTATGGTCGTAATGGTGAGAGCCCAATGCCAGTTATTGCAGCTACAAGTCCTACTGATTGCTTCGATGCTGCTTACAACGCTTGTAAAATTGCGTTGGAACACATGACACCAGTGGTGCTCCTTACTGATGCATTCATTGCTAACGGCTCATCTGCTTGGAAACTTCCTAATATAGAAGAGTTACCAGAAATTCATCCTCACTTCGTTACAGAAGACCAGAAGTATAAATATACTCCATACAAACGTGACCCTGAGACATTGGCACGTTACTGGGCTATTCCTGGTACGGAAGGTTATTCACACATCCTTGGTGGTTTGGAGAAGGACGGCGAGACAGGTGCTATCTCTACCGATCCAGAGAACCATGACAAGATGGATCATATCCGTTGGGAAAAGGTCGCTCGTATCTCTGTACCTGATTTGAAGGTTTTGGGTGATGAGAAGGATGCCGACTTGCTCATTGTTGGCTTTGGTAGTACGTATGGTCACCTCTATTCTACAATGGAAGAATTGCGCAGGAAGGGACATAAGGTTGCATTGGCACAGTTTAAGTATATAAACCCATTGCCAAAGAACACCGCAGAGGTGCTTAGTCGCTATAAGAAGGTTGTTGTTGCTGAACAAAACCTTGGACAGCTTGCAGCCCTCCTCCGTATTCGTATCAACCATTTTGCTCCTTATCAGTATAACCAAGTAAAGGGACAACCATTCGTTGTCACTGAGTTGGTCACAACCTTTGAAAAGCTCCTTAAAGCTCCATTACCAAAGGAAGAAACAGGTACTTTCTATACGAAGATACTCGAGTAG
- the dinD gene encoding DNA damage-inducible protein D gives MDKNSILQYKLSFDSIVRYIESDDSKEQIEVWFARELQTILGYARWENFLVAIRRAVDSCKTQGINVDDHFREVTKMIEIGKGAKREVSDFMLTRYACYLIAQNGDPKKEEIAFAQSYFAVQTRKAELIEERLNLLSRLETRDKLRMAEKQLSQNIYQRGVDDKGFGRIRSKGDTALFGGHTTEDMKKRLGVKSNRPLADFLPTLTIAAKNLATEMTNYNVENKDLHGELPITSEHIQNNYSVRNQSLRIKGNRGKRKECNYLEYHHLAFLCYYKGKRKRASNGRSSVTKS, from the coding sequence ATGGACAAGAATAGTATATTACAATATAAATTATCGTTCGACAGCATTGTCAGATACATTGAGAGCGACGATAGCAAAGAACAGATAGAAGTTTGGTTTGCCCGCGAACTACAAACAATATTAGGCTATGCGCGATGGGAGAATTTTCTTGTTGCCATACGACGAGCAGTAGATTCGTGTAAGACACAAGGAATCAATGTTGATGATCATTTTCGTGAGGTCACGAAAATGATAGAAATAGGCAAAGGAGCAAAACGAGAAGTATCCGACTTTATGCTTACTCGCTATGCCTGCTATCTTATCGCCCAAAACGGTGACCCAAAGAAAGAAGAAATTGCCTTTGCCCAAAGCTACTTTGCCGTACAAACACGAAAAGCTGAATTAATAGAAGAGCGACTGAATCTGCTATCTCGTTTAGAAACCCGTGATAAACTGAGAATGGCTGAAAAGCAATTATCGCAGAACATATATCAGCGAGGAGTTGATGACAAAGGCTTCGGCCGCATACGTTCTAAGGGTGACACGGCACTTTTTGGAGGACACACCACTGAAGATATGAAGAAACGATTGGGAGTGAAATCTAATAGACCGCTGGCAGACTTTCTACCCACCCTTACCATAGCTGCCAAGAACCTTGCCACAGAGATGACCAACTACAACGTAGAAAACAAAGACCTGCACGGAGAACTACCTATTACGAGCGAACACATACAGAACAATTATAGTGTGCGTAATCAGTCATTAAGAATTAAGGGAAACAGAGGGAAACGCAAGGAATGTAACTATTTGGAATATCATCATTTAGCATTTCTCTGCTATTATAAGGGTAAGCGAAAACGAGCATCAAACGGCAGGAGTTCCGTTACCAAATCGTAA